In Methyloterricola oryzae, one DNA window encodes the following:
- a CDS encoding glycine cleavage system protein R, with the protein MQLVITVAGPDRPDLIAELTRNIKECKCAILESRMTELGSEFAAHMLVDGNWNHIVKLENALEALAARLQLKISTLRASDTPPPDDGVIPYTVDIFAGDQIDNIHELSAFFADRNIKVLDFSSSRYPAPYSGAPLFLAHLIVKIPAGVKIVSLRDEFLEFCDQQNLDAILEPVKR; encoded by the coding sequence ATGCAGCTAGTCATCACCGTCGCAGGCCCCGACCGGCCCGATCTCATCGCGGAACTGACCCGCAACATCAAGGAATGCAAATGCGCGATCCTGGAGAGCCGCATGACGGAACTTGGGTCCGAGTTCGCGGCCCATATGCTGGTGGACGGAAACTGGAACCACATCGTCAAGCTGGAAAATGCCTTGGAGGCCCTGGCCGCCCGGCTGCAACTGAAGATCAGCACCCTGCGCGCCAGCGATACGCCGCCGCCCGATGATGGCGTGATCCCATACACCGTGGACATTTTCGCCGGCGATCAGATCGACAATATCCACGAACTCTCGGCGTTTTTTGCGGACCGCAATATAAAGGTGCTGGACTTCAGTTCCAGCCGCTACCCGGCGCCTTACAGCGGAGCCCCATTGTTCCTTGCGCATCTCATTGTCAAAATCCCTGCAGGCGTCAAGATCGTCTCGCTGCGCGACGAATTCCTCGAATTCTGCGACCAGCAGAACCTGGACGCCATTCTGGAACCGGTAAAGAGGTAG
- a CDS encoding formate dehydrogenase subunit gamma, with protein sequence MNQLDWDKNAVQAVIEGLKDIPGALLPILHGIQDRLGYIPPDSVPLIASALNLSRAEVHGVITFYHYFRETPPGKHTIHICRAESCQSMNSRGLEAHAKAKLGIDYHETTADGDFSLEPVYCLGNCACSPAMTIDGEVYGRVSPERFDEILNEVRAEA encoded by the coding sequence ATGAATCAACTGGACTGGGACAAGAACGCGGTGCAGGCCGTGATCGAGGGACTGAAGGACATTCCCGGCGCGCTGTTGCCGATTCTTCACGGTATTCAGGACCGGCTCGGTTACATTCCGCCCGACAGCGTTCCCCTGATCGCCAGCGCCCTCAACCTTTCGCGGGCCGAGGTACACGGCGTCATCACCTTTTATCATTACTTCAGGGAAACGCCGCCCGGCAAGCACACCATTCATATCTGCCGTGCGGAATCCTGCCAGTCCATGAATTCCCGGGGCCTGGAAGCGCACGCCAAGGCGAAGCTGGGAATCGACTACCACGAAACTACCGCCGACGGCGATTTCAGCCTGGAGCCGGTCTACTGCCTGGGCAATTGCGCGTGCTCGCCGGCCATGACCATCGATGGCGAGGTCTACGGCCGCGTCAGTCCGGAAAGATTCGACGAGATCCTGAACGAAGTGAGGGCCGAGGCATGA
- a CDS encoding formate dehydrogenase beta subunit produces MSVTVYVPRDSSALSLGAEKVAKAIAQEAAKRGADIKLVRNGSRGLFWLEPMVEVATPAGRLAYGPVQPKDVTSLFDADFLKGGKHPLALGATDEIPYLKKQERLTNARVGITDPVSLDDYLAHEGYRGLKNALDMAPAEIVKAVTDSGLRGRGGAAFPTGIKWNTVLNAPGEQKYIVCNADEGDSGTFSDRMIMEGDPFVLVEGMTIAGLAVGATQGYIYLRVEYPHAHQNLNAAIQAAYAAGYLGKNICGSGKAFDLEVRLGAGAYVCGEETSLLESLEGKRGLVRFKPPLPAIKGLFGQPTIINNVISLASVPIILDKGGEYYRDFGMGRSRGTLPIQLAGNIKHPGLIEKAFGVTLRELLYDYGGGSATGRPIKAVQVGGPLGAFMPESQFDTPLDYEAFAALWAVLGHGGVVVFDDTVNMADMARYAMEFCAIESCGKCTPCRIGSTRGVEVMDRIIENQDRASNIQLLRDLSDTMLNGSLCALGGMTPYPVLSALNHFPEDFGADSKAKAA; encoded by the coding sequence ATGAGCGTCACTGTTTACGTACCCCGCGACTCCAGCGCGCTCTCTCTGGGCGCGGAGAAAGTGGCGAAGGCCATCGCCCAGGAAGCCGCGAAGCGCGGCGCAGACATCAAGCTGGTTCGCAACGGCTCGCGCGGCCTGTTCTGGCTGGAGCCCATGGTGGAGGTGGCTACACCCGCAGGGCGCCTCGCCTACGGTCCGGTTCAGCCCAAGGACGTGACGTCCCTTTTCGACGCCGATTTCCTCAAGGGCGGCAAGCACCCCTTGGCCTTGGGCGCGACCGATGAAATCCCCTATCTGAAAAAGCAGGAGCGCCTGACCAATGCCCGCGTCGGCATCACCGACCCGGTGAGTTTGGACGACTATCTTGCGCACGAGGGCTACCGCGGACTGAAGAACGCGCTGGACATGGCGCCTGCGGAGATCGTCAAGGCGGTTACCGACTCCGGTCTGCGCGGACGTGGCGGCGCCGCATTCCCTACCGGCATCAAGTGGAACACTGTGCTCAACGCGCCGGGCGAACAGAAATACATCGTCTGCAACGCCGACGAAGGCGACTCCGGCACCTTCTCCGACCGCATGATCATGGAGGGTGACCCCTTTGTGCTGGTGGAGGGCATGACCATCGCAGGCCTCGCCGTGGGCGCGACCCAGGGCTACATATACCTGAGGGTGGAGTATCCCCATGCACACCAGAACCTCAACGCGGCGATCCAGGCGGCCTATGCGGCAGGTTACCTGGGCAAGAACATCTGCGGCAGCGGCAAGGCCTTCGATCTGGAGGTGCGGCTGGGCGCCGGCGCCTATGTCTGCGGCGAGGAAACCTCGCTGCTGGAGAGCCTCGAAGGCAAGCGCGGCCTGGTGCGCTTCAAGCCGCCTCTGCCGGCCATCAAGGGCCTGTTCGGACAGCCCACCATCATCAATAACGTGATCTCCTTGGCCTCCGTGCCCATCATCCTGGACAAGGGCGGCGAGTATTACCGTGACTTCGGCATGGGCCGCTCCCGCGGTACCCTGCCCATCCAGTTGGCAGGTAACATCAAGCATCCGGGGCTCATCGAAAAAGCCTTCGGCGTGACCTTGCGCGAACTCCTCTACGACTACGGCGGCGGTTCCGCCACCGGACGCCCCATCAAGGCGGTGCAGGTGGGCGGGCCTCTGGGCGCCTTCATGCCCGAGTCCCAGTTCGATACCCCCCTGGATTACGAGGCGTTCGCGGCGCTTTGGGCGGTTTTGGGCCACGGCGGCGTGGTGGTGTTCGACGACACCGTCAACATGGCGGACATGGCGCGCTATGCCATGGAGTTCTGCGCCATCGAGTCCTGCGGCAAGTGCACGCCCTGTCGGATCGGCTCAACCCGCGGGGTGGAAGTGATGGACCGCATCATCGAAAACCAGGACCGCGCAAGCAACATCCAGTTGCTGCGCGATCTCAGCGACACCATGCTGAATGGCTCGCTGTGCGCCCTGGGCGGCATGACTCCGTATCCGGTCCTGAGCGCGCTGAACCATTTCCCCGAGGACTTTGGCGCCGATTCCAAGGCCAAGGCGGCCTGA
- the fdhF gene encoding formate dehydrogenase subunit alpha, which translates to MSLQRDKDYGTPASSSDKTVSLEIDGFKVSVPEGTSVMRAASSIGIEIPKLCATDSLEPFGSCRLCVVQVEGGRGYPASCTTPVYEGMKVTTQNDKLGQIRRGIMELYISDHPLDCLTCSANGNCELQDMAGTVGLREVRYGYEGKNHLKSEKDASNPYFTFDPSKCIVCSRCVRACEETQGTFALTIDGRGFDSVISPGQHEAFMDSECVSCGACVQACPTATLMEKGVIDKGQADHSVITTCAYCGVGCSFKAEMKGAEVVRMVPDKNGQANHGHSCVKGRFAFGYATHPDRITSPMIRKSIHDPWQKVSWDEAINYAASEFKRIQAKYGRYSVGGLTSSRCTNEEAYLVQKLVRAAFGNNNVDTCARVCHSPTGYGLKQTLGESAGTQTFDSVMQSDVIVVIGANPTDGHPVFGSLMKKRLRQGAKLIVADPRDIDLVKSAHVKADYHLKLRPGTNVALINALAHVIVEEGLVNESFALERCEVESYKKWKEFVSLERNSPEATEYVTGVPAAQVREAARLYATGGNAAIYYGLGVTEHSQGSTTVIGIANLAMATGNIGREGVGVNPLRGQNNVQGSCDMGSFPHELPGYRHVSDFETRALFESAWKTTLESEPGLRIPNMFSAALDGSFKGLYCEGEDIAQSDPDTQHVFAALEAMECVVVQDLFLNETAKFAHVFLPGASFLEKSGTFTNAERRISPVRRVMPPLAGYEDWEVTQMLSNALGYPMNYSHASEILDEIASLVPTFTGVSFKKLDELGSVQWPCNENAPNGTPTMHVDTFVRGKGRFMLTEYVATHERSSSRYPLILTTGRILSQYNVGAQTRRTHNSMWHSEDRLEIHPHDAENRGIKDGDWVGIKSRAGETVLRATISERVQPGVVYTTFHFPESGANVITTDNSDWATNCPEYKVTAVQVSPVSQTSEWQENFRAFTEKQLALLDSASAE; encoded by the coding sequence ATGTCACTGCAACGCGATAAAGACTACGGCACCCCGGCCAGTTCTTCCGACAAGACGGTCAGCCTGGAGATCGACGGTTTCAAGGTGAGCGTGCCAGAAGGCACCTCGGTGATGCGCGCCGCCTCCAGCATCGGCATCGAAATTCCCAAGCTGTGCGCCACCGATAGCCTGGAGCCCTTCGGTTCCTGCCGGCTGTGCGTGGTCCAGGTGGAAGGCGGGCGCGGCTATCCTGCCTCTTGCACCACCCCGGTGTACGAGGGTATGAAGGTCACGACCCAGAACGACAAGCTGGGTCAGATCCGCCGCGGCATCATGGAGCTCTACATCTCCGATCACCCGCTGGATTGCCTGACCTGCTCCGCCAACGGCAATTGCGAGCTGCAGGACATGGCCGGCACCGTCGGCTTGCGCGAGGTGCGCTACGGCTATGAGGGCAAGAACCACCTCAAGTCCGAGAAGGATGCCAGCAACCCCTATTTCACCTTCGATCCCAGCAAGTGCATCGTCTGCTCGCGCTGTGTACGGGCCTGCGAGGAGACCCAAGGCACCTTCGCGCTGACCATCGATGGGCGCGGCTTCGACTCGGTGATCTCGCCGGGCCAGCATGAAGCCTTCATGGATTCCGAGTGCGTGTCCTGCGGCGCCTGCGTGCAGGCGTGCCCGACCGCGACCCTGATGGAGAAGGGCGTCATCGACAAGGGCCAGGCCGATCATAGCGTCATCACCACCTGCGCCTATTGCGGCGTCGGTTGCTCCTTCAAGGCGGAAATGAAGGGAGCGGAAGTGGTGCGCATGGTCCCTGACAAGAACGGCCAGGCCAATCACGGCCATTCCTGCGTCAAGGGGCGCTTCGCCTTCGGTTATGCGACCCATCCGGACCGCATCACCAGCCCCATGATCCGCAAGAGCATCCACGATCCCTGGCAGAAAGTGAGCTGGGATGAGGCCATCAACTACGCGGCGTCCGAGTTCAAGCGCATCCAGGCCAAGTACGGGCGCTACTCCGTGGGTGGACTGACCTCCAGCCGTTGCACCAACGAGGAAGCCTATTTGGTGCAGAAACTGGTGCGCGCCGCCTTTGGCAACAACAACGTGGACACCTGTGCCCGCGTCTGCCATTCGCCCACCGGCTATGGCCTCAAGCAGACCTTGGGCGAATCCGCCGGCACCCAGACCTTCGACTCGGTGATGCAGTCCGACGTGATCGTGGTCATTGGCGCCAATCCCACCGATGGCCACCCGGTGTTCGGTTCGTTGATGAAGAAACGCCTGCGGCAAGGCGCCAAGCTGATCGTGGCCGACCCGCGCGACATCGATCTGGTGAAATCGGCCCACGTCAAGGCGGACTATCACCTCAAGCTGCGTCCCGGCACCAATGTAGCTCTGATCAATGCCCTAGCCCACGTGATCGTGGAGGAAGGCCTGGTCAACGAGTCGTTCGCCCTGGAGCGTTGCGAGGTGGAGTCCTACAAGAAGTGGAAGGAATTCGTTTCCCTGGAACGCAACTCTCCCGAGGCGACCGAGTATGTCACCGGCGTGCCCGCGGCCCAGGTGCGGGAGGCGGCGCGTCTTTACGCCACCGGCGGTAACGCGGCCATCTACTACGGCCTCGGCGTGACCGAGCACAGCCAGGGTTCCACCACGGTGATCGGCATCGCCAACCTGGCCATGGCCACCGGCAATATCGGCCGCGAGGGCGTGGGCGTCAACCCGCTGCGCGGTCAGAACAACGTGCAGGGTTCCTGCGACATGGGTTCCTTCCCGCACGAACTGCCTGGCTACCGACACGTTTCCGACTTTGAGACGCGTGCCCTGTTCGAGTCGGCCTGGAAGACCACCCTGGAGTCCGAGCCGGGCCTGCGCATTCCCAACATGTTCTCGGCGGCCCTGGATGGCAGTTTCAAGGGCTTGTACTGCGAGGGCGAGGACATCGCGCAGTCCGATCCGGATACCCAGCATGTGTTCGCGGCCCTGGAAGCCATGGAGTGCGTGGTGGTGCAGGACCTGTTCCTGAACGAGACCGCCAAGTTCGCCCATGTGTTCCTGCCGGGTGCTTCCTTCCTGGAGAAGAGCGGCACCTTCACCAACGCCGAACGCCGCATCTCTCCGGTGCGCCGCGTGATGCCGCCGCTGGCCGGCTACGAGGACTGGGAAGTAACCCAGATGCTCTCCAACGCGCTGGGTTATCCCATGAACTACAGCCATGCGTCGGAGATCCTGGATGAGATCGCCAGCCTGGTGCCAACCTTCACCGGCGTCAGCTTCAAGAAGTTGGACGAGCTGGGCAGCGTTCAGTGGCCGTGCAACGAAAATGCTCCCAACGGTACCCCGACCATGCACGTGGATACGTTCGTGCGCGGCAAGGGGCGGTTCATGCTCACCGAGTATGTGGCCACCCACGAGCGCAGCAGCAGCCGCTACCCGCTGATCCTCACCACCGGCCGCATCCTGTCCCAGTACAACGTGGGCGCGCAGACCCGCCGCACCCACAACAGCATGTGGCATTCCGAGGACCGCTTGGAAATCCATCCGCACGATGCAGAGAATCGCGGCATCAAGGACGGCGATTGGGTCGGCATCAAGAGCCGCGCCGGGGAGACCGTGCTGCGGGCGACCATCAGCGAGCGGGTGCAACCGGGCGTGGTGTACACCACCTTCCACTTCCCGGAGTCCGGCGCCAATGTGATCACCACCGACAACTCCGATTGGGCCACCAACTGTCCCGAGTACAAGGTGACGGCGGTGCAGGTAAGCCCGGTGAGCCAGACTTCCGAGTGGCAGGAAAACTTCCGCGCCTTTACGGAAAAGCAGTTGGCTCTGCTGGATAGCGCCAGCGCGGAGTAA
- the fdhD gene encoding formate dehydrogenase accessory sulfurtransferase FdhD, whose amino-acid sequence MSASGPAVGMDAPASTDLVCDAPDAEATGTGFGLAGELGWPSHREYGILRQRGDEVLSQRDEIVEEVPVALVYNGQPHVVMLATPLDLEDFAIGFSLTEGIVASASEVSSVRVHLRAEGIEVRMRIPQERFEALPGKERNLTGRTGCGLCGAATLRQAVRHPQPVESGICVAVTEMRRALRELGEQQKLNRLTGAVHAAAWAVPGHGIQVVREDVGRHNALDKLIGVLAKTRADRSSGFVVVTSRASYEMVQKCAAAGIGFMAAISAPTGLAIRLAEEANFTLVGFARGDGHVVYAGAQRLRGAPSGEDRTRTDRILNGPPRGGRI is encoded by the coding sequence ATGAGCGCGTCGGGACCCGCCGTCGGGATGGATGCTCCCGCATCCACCGACCTCGTCTGCGACGCGCCCGACGCCGAAGCCACAGGCACCGGCTTCGGACTTGCCGGTGAGCTGGGCTGGCCCAGCCATCGCGAATACGGCATCCTGCGCCAGCGCGGCGACGAGGTTCTTTCGCAGCGCGACGAGATTGTCGAAGAAGTGCCGGTGGCCTTGGTCTACAACGGCCAGCCCCATGTGGTGATGCTGGCGACGCCCTTGGACCTGGAGGACTTTGCTATCGGTTTCAGCCTCACCGAGGGCATCGTCGCGTCTGCTTCCGAGGTATCTTCCGTACGGGTGCACCTGCGTGCCGAGGGCATTGAGGTGCGCATGCGCATCCCCCAGGAGCGCTTCGAGGCACTGCCTGGGAAGGAACGCAACCTGACCGGCAGGACTGGCTGCGGCCTGTGCGGTGCGGCCACCTTGCGCCAGGCGGTGCGGCACCCGCAACCGGTAGAATCAGGGATTTGTGTCGCCGTGACAGAGATGAGGCGGGCCCTGCGGGAACTGGGGGAGCAACAGAAGCTGAACCGGCTTACCGGCGCTGTCCACGCGGCGGCATGGGCGGTTCCGGGTCACGGTATTCAGGTCGTGCGCGAGGATGTGGGCCGGCATAACGCGCTGGACAAGCTGATCGGGGTCCTCGCCAAGACGCGTGCTGATCGCAGCTCGGGTTTCGTGGTGGTGACCAGTCGCGCCAGCTATGAGATGGTGCAGAAATGCGCCGCCGCCGGCATCGGCTTCATGGCGGCCATCTCGGCGCCGACCGGCCTCGCGATCCGATTGGCTGAGGAGGCGAATTTTACGCTGGTGGGATTTGCGCGGGGCGATGGCCATGTGGTCTATGCCGGCGCGCAGCGGTTGCGGGGGGCCCCCTCTGGGGAAGACCGGACACGAACCGACCGAATTTTGAACGGGCCGCCGCGCGGCGGGCGAATTTGA
- a CDS encoding formate dehydrogenase subunit delta → MHIEKLVKMANDIGAFFQADPDRTVAVHGVVDHIRKFWDPRMRKQIIQHYQNGGEGLSEIAGKAVKQLADDAVSLAESGDG, encoded by the coding sequence ATGCACATCGAGAAGCTGGTCAAGATGGCCAACGACATCGGCGCCTTTTTCCAGGCCGACCCGGATCGCACCGTCGCCGTGCACGGCGTGGTGGATCACATCCGGAAATTCTGGGATCCACGTATGCGTAAGCAGATCATCCAGCATTACCAGAATGGCGGCGAGGGCTTAAGCGAGATCGCGGGCAAGGCGGTCAAGCAGTTGGCTGATGACGCGGTCTCACTGGCTGAGAGTGGCGACGGCTAG
- the zwf gene encoding glucose-6-phosphate dehydrogenase — protein sequence MSQLPFPKSFNLVFFGGTGDLVTRKLLPAMYQCHRNGHAEGGRIFCLGRRAITQDEYLATAVSKAREFIPASDWDDAEWAEFVARVSYEQIDAEKPADYALLKQRLDQSPAETTVFFLSVMPSLFTVICGSLAEQGLNGPDTRVVLEKPLGHDLASSNAITEAVGRHYHEKQIYRIDHYLGKESVQNLMALRFGNSFLEPLWRRMWISNVQITIAEQVGIGTRGGFYEGTGALRDMVQNHLLQLLCFVAMEPPVSLDSDAIRNEKMKVLESLVPFDAESVHRNTVRGQYRPGVVGGEPVPGYLDEGNIPADSKTETFVAIRADIANWRWAGVPFYLFTGKRLPSRLAEIVVHFHDVPHHIFPLPKSGTRAPAKLVIRLQPEEYIRLYLNAKVPGDSMELQPVSLDLNFAGKFTVRRAEGYERLLLDIIRGNQALFVRQDELELAWRWVEPILNTWAADPKGPEHYKAGTWGPSSSAALLSRDGHCWHDEV from the coding sequence ATGTCTCAGCTTCCTTTTCCGAAGTCGTTTAATCTGGTGTTCTTCGGTGGCACCGGCGATCTCGTTACACGAAAACTCTTGCCTGCCATGTACCAGTGCCATCGGAACGGCCATGCTGAAGGCGGGCGCATTTTCTGCCTAGGGCGGCGTGCGATCACTCAGGACGAGTATCTAGCCACGGCCGTCAGCAAGGCGCGGGAGTTCATTCCTGCCAGCGACTGGGATGACGCGGAGTGGGCGGAGTTTGTCGCCCGTGTCAGCTACGAGCAGATCGACGCGGAAAAGCCGGCGGATTACGCCCTGCTCAAGCAGCGCCTGGATCAATCACCTGCGGAGACCACGGTGTTCTTTCTCTCGGTGATGCCCTCCCTGTTCACGGTCATCTGCGGCAGCCTGGCGGAGCAGGGATTGAACGGACCCGACACGCGGGTGGTGCTGGAAAAGCCTCTGGGTCATGATCTGGCTTCCAGCAACGCCATTACCGAGGCGGTGGGCCGGCATTACCACGAGAAGCAGATCTACCGCATCGACCACTACCTGGGGAAGGAGTCGGTGCAGAACCTGATGGCGCTGCGCTTCGGCAACTCCTTCCTGGAGCCCTTGTGGCGGCGCATGTGGATCAGCAATGTGCAGATCACCATTGCCGAACAGGTGGGCATCGGTACCCGCGGGGGTTTTTACGAGGGTACCGGCGCGCTGCGGGACATGGTGCAGAACCACCTCTTGCAGCTGCTCTGCTTCGTGGCCATGGAGCCACCGGTGAGCCTGGACTCGGACGCCATTCGCAACGAAAAGATGAAGGTGCTGGAATCCCTGGTGCCCTTCGACGCGGAAAGCGTGCACCGCAATACCGTGCGCGGCCAGTACCGGCCGGGCGTGGTGGGCGGCGAGCCGGTGCCGGGATACCTGGACGAGGGGAACATCCCGGCGGACAGCAAGACGGAAACCTTTGTCGCCATCCGCGCCGATATCGCCAACTGGCGATGGGCGGGCGTGCCTTTCTACCTGTTTACCGGCAAGCGCCTGCCGAGCCGGTTGGCCGAGATCGTCGTGCACTTCCATGATGTGCCGCACCACATCTTCCCGCTGCCCAAGAGCGGCACCCGCGCACCGGCCAAGCTGGTGATTCGCCTGCAGCCGGAGGAATACATCCGCCTCTACCTCAATGCCAAGGTGCCCGGGGATTCCATGGAACTGCAGCCGGTTTCACTGGACCTGAACTTTGCGGGTAAATTCACGGTGCGACGCGCGGAAGGGTACGAGCGCCTGCTGCTCGACATCATTCGCGGCAACCAGGCGCTATTCGTGCGTCAGGACGAACTGGAACTGGCCTGGCGCTGGGTGGAGCCGATCCTCAACACCTGGGCCGCGGACCCCAAGGGCCCCGAGCACTACAAGGCCGGCACCTGGGGCCCCAGTTCTTCGGCGGCCTTGCTGTCGCGCGATGGACATTGCTGGCATGATGAGGTTTGA
- a CDS encoding VPLPA-CTERM sorting domain-containing protein, which translates to MYNSNGAYTNPTHIANGTDGGVNGTDGWVSAGGWVGTAGGAAPFGSVGLVTHWAGQLHSQGATLEISSQDAFDHYGIWADIDTAKGAWNDKGPNGGVGSQGWGHNTDVGLLKSDVTQKVTITPSTVGNAGWSNFGISVFTGMDTGSSYDHHGGWNVGYQPASYSTPNPTPAMQSNPLGTTGLTFLTFSDSGDITFTAQAGQIYSILLGGYSGSGNFGPHAGYSLSITSAPVPVPAAVWLFGSALAGLGVLGRRKEKATA; encoded by the coding sequence ATGTACAATTCTAATGGCGCTTACACCAACCCCACCCACATCGCGAATGGCACGGATGGAGGCGTCAACGGGACCGATGGATGGGTTTCTGCCGGAGGCTGGGTAGGCACGGCAGGCGGCGCGGCGCCCTTCGGCTCCGTTGGACTGGTCACGCATTGGGCGGGCCAACTCCATAGCCAGGGCGCCACCTTGGAAATCTCCTCCCAGGACGCCTTCGATCATTACGGAATCTGGGCGGATATCGACACGGCCAAAGGCGCCTGGAATGATAAAGGGCCCAACGGCGGGGTCGGTTCGCAGGGCTGGGGACACAATACCGATGTGGGCCTGCTGAAATCCGATGTCACCCAAAAGGTCACCATCACCCCATCCACCGTCGGTAACGCAGGCTGGAGCAATTTCGGCATCTCGGTATTCACCGGCATGGACACGGGATCGAGTTACGACCATCACGGCGGATGGAATGTTGGCTATCAGCCAGCCAGCTATTCGACACCGAACCCCACACCCGCGATGCAGAGCAACCCCCTGGGGACTACCGGCCTGACTTTCCTGACCTTCTCCGACAGCGGGGATATCACGTTCACGGCCCAGGCAGGACAAATTTACAGCATCCTGCTGGGCGGATATTCCGGCTCAGGCAATTTCGGACCCCATGCGGGCTATTCACTCAGCATCACCTCGGCTCCGGTCCCGGTTCCGGCGGCGGTCTGGCTGTTCGGCAGCGCCCTGGCTGGCCTCGGCGTGCTAGGGCGACGCAAGGAAAAAGCAACCGCTTAG
- a CDS encoding VPLPA-CTERM sorting domain-containing protein, which produces MTANKRATKWLTLVPLLAAGAVAQDAMAYAPPAGLGAGDFPLLGGISGNVPDAGAPNFFTGANLTFSKVSGGYRLTGTKSGSTFTFNENSSTGWNVTNGTFDFRANFTSALGLPVFSSNGSYVSIKGKIPGYSGSGSITYDGSTASGFQSTNVTTTTGQLYRADLIDLGADLSPIGLGFTTDASDDWGWASQLMTSNESVWFYLMGNTTFGGKTHSTSIWDRCLQEIASNRKSSWSISFNNVGSVTTVPVPAAVWLLGSALAGMGVFGRRKERLTA; this is translated from the coding sequence ATGACAGCGAACAAGAGGGCCACCAAGTGGCTCACACTGGTCCCGCTGCTAGCGGCAGGGGCCGTGGCGCAAGACGCCATGGCTTATGCACCGCCGGCGGGACTTGGAGCCGGCGACTTCCCATTGTTGGGTGGCATCTCCGGCAACGTCCCGGATGCCGGAGCGCCCAACTTCTTCACCGGCGCCAACCTCACCTTCTCCAAGGTTTCGGGCGGTTACCGGCTGACTGGCACGAAATCCGGTTCGACGTTCACCTTTAACGAAAATTCCAGCACGGGCTGGAATGTTACCAACGGAACGTTCGACTTCAGGGCGAACTTTACCAGCGCTCTCGGATTGCCTGTCTTTAGTTCGAACGGCAGTTATGTGAGCATCAAAGGCAAGATCCCGGGCTACAGTGGATCAGGATCAATCACCTATGACGGAAGCACCGCTTCCGGCTTCCAGAGCACGAATGTCACAACCACGACCGGGCAGCTCTATCGGGCGGACCTGATCGACCTGGGCGCGGACCTCAGCCCGATCGGCCTCGGCTTTACCACCGACGCCAGCGACGATTGGGGTTGGGCCAGCCAGCTCATGACATCCAACGAAAGCGTGTGGTTCTACCTGATGGGCAACACCACCTTCGGTGGCAAGACGCACAGCACGTCCATCTGGGATCGGTGCCTGCAAGAGATCGCCTCCAATCGGAAGAGCTCTTGGAGCATCAGCTTCAATAACGTCGGTTCCGTCACCACCGTGCCGGTGCCTGCGGCTGTTTGGCTGCTAGGCAGCGCCCTGGCTGGCATGGGGGTATTCGGACGCCGCAAGGAAAGACTGACCGCCTGA